A part of Gemmatimonadota bacterium genomic DNA contains:
- a CDS encoding type II toxin-antitoxin system VapC family toxin has product MKVVDVNILLYAVNRDSPRHAAAKSWLEGALSADEPIAFPWVVILGFLRISTSSRVFPRPLDAAHALGVVDGWLAQPSVMVLNPGEEHWRLLRDLLDEAGTLGNLTTDAHLAAVAIEHGAELNSTDSDFARFRLLRWTNPLQA; this is encoded by the coding sequence GTGAAGGTCGTCGACGTCAACATTCTGCTGTACGCGGTCAATCGAGACAGCCCCCGCCACGCTGCGGCCAAGTCCTGGCTGGAGGGTGCACTTTCCGCGGACGAGCCGATCGCCTTTCCTTGGGTCGTAATCCTCGGGTTCCTGCGGATATCGACCAGTTCTCGCGTTTTCCCTCGGCCATTGGATGCCGCTCACGCCCTTGGTGTCGTGGACGGATGGCTTGCCCAGCCATCTGTCATGGTGCTGAATCCCGGAGAGGAGCATTGGCGGCTCCTGAGGGATCTCTTGGACGAAGCGGGGACCCTGGGCAATCTGACGACGGACGCACACCTCGCCGCGGTGGCCATCGAGCACGGGGCCGAGCTCAACTCAACCGACTCCGACTTTGCCCGGTTCCGTCTCCTTCGTTGGACGAATCCTCTGCAAGCGTGA
- a CDS encoding antitoxin translates to MRTTVDIQTHVLKRLRDQAHAQGIPFKELLNRVLRLGLAATPEKTGAYVCATFAMGAPLRPLDKALALADSLEDEEIARKLALRK, encoded by the coding sequence ATGCGTACGACAGTCGATATTCAGACACATGTGCTCAAGCGCCTTCGTGACCAGGCGCATGCTCAGGGCATCCCCTTCAAGGAACTCCTGAACCGGGTGCTCCGTCTCGGCCTGGCTGCGACGCCCGAGAAGACAGGCGCCTACGTTTGCGCCACCTTCGCCATGGGCGCGCCGCTCCGACCGCTCGACAAGGCGCTCGCCCTTGCGGACTCCCTCGAAGACGAGGAGATCGCGCGGAAGTTGGCGCTGAGGAAGTAG
- a CDS encoding acetolactate synthase large subunit, with translation MNGARSLLKTLIASGVDVCFANPGTSEMHFVAALDAEEDMRAVLGLFEGVVTGAADGYARMTGKPACTLLHLGPGLGNGLANLHNARRAQVPLVNIVGEHATYHRHLDAPLTSDIESIAAGVSGWIHVAEDAQSVAADGARAVAASYGPPGQVATLILPADTAWESPGVPADPITPCSPALPSAERVEEIARTLHAAGDSAALLMNGSALSEEGVALAGQIAAATGARLFRDTFVGRVTRGAGRRHVSRLPYFGDQVVEVLDGIQHLVTVGTKPPVSFFAYPGKPGELTPDGCSVHCLADPSEDGRGALAALVDALDAGKTPPAIEAEQRPPLPTGALTPTAIAQALAHLLPDHAIVMSEASTAGRPIYSAIRGSGPHDWLDLTGGAIGQGMPAATGAAVACPDRKVISLEADGSGMYTLQALWTQAREELDVTTIIFSNRRYAILEMEYQRVGVGDPSPRAKSLFDLSRPELDWVQLARGLGVDGARATTADEFGRELAHGLSEIGPYLIEAVL, from the coding sequence ATGAACGGCGCGCGCAGCCTGCTGAAGACGCTGATCGCCAGCGGCGTCGACGTATGCTTCGCGAACCCCGGCACTTCGGAAATGCACTTCGTTGCGGCTCTGGACGCGGAGGAGGACATGCGCGCCGTCCTGGGGCTCTTCGAGGGGGTCGTCACCGGCGCGGCCGACGGCTACGCGCGCATGACCGGAAAGCCCGCTTGCACGCTTCTCCATCTGGGGCCGGGCCTCGGCAACGGCCTCGCCAATCTGCACAACGCCCGGCGGGCGCAGGTGCCCCTCGTGAACATCGTCGGCGAGCACGCCACGTACCACCGCCATCTGGATGCTCCTCTCACGTCCGACATCGAGAGCATCGCGGCGGGCGTGTCGGGCTGGATTCACGTCGCTGAGGACGCGCAAAGTGTGGCCGCAGACGGGGCGCGCGCCGTAGCGGCGAGCTACGGACCTCCCGGTCAGGTGGCCACGCTGATCCTCCCGGCTGATACCGCCTGGGAGTCGCCCGGCGTCCCTGCCGATCCAATCACGCCCTGCTCGCCGGCGCTGCCGAGCGCGGAGCGCGTGGAGGAAATCGCACGCACGCTACACGCGGCAGGCGACAGCGCCGCGCTATTGATGAACGGATCGGCGCTCTCTGAAGAAGGCGTTGCGCTCGCCGGCCAGATCGCCGCCGCGACGGGTGCTCGACTCTTCCGGGACACCTTCGTCGGCCGCGTGACCCGGGGGGCTGGGCGACGTCACGTGTCCCGGCTTCCGTACTTCGGCGACCAGGTCGTCGAGGTCCTCGACGGCATTCAACATCTGGTGACGGTGGGGACCAAACCACCGGTGTCCTTCTTCGCCTACCCCGGCAAGCCCGGTGAACTCACCCCCGACGGATGCTCCGTTCACTGCCTCGCCGATCCCTCCGAGGACGGCCGGGGCGCGCTTGCGGCGCTCGTGGATGCTCTGGATGCGGGTAAGACCCCGCCCGCCATTGAGGCAGAGCAGCGCCCGCCGCTGCCGACCGGTGCCCTTACGCCGACGGCCATCGCACAGGCGTTGGCGCATCTGCTTCCCGACCACGCCATCGTGATGAGCGAGGCATCGACCGCCGGGCGTCCGATCTACAGCGCGATTCGCGGTTCGGGGCCACACGACTGGCTCGACCTCACCGGCGGTGCTATCGGGCAGGGTATGCCGGCAGCCACCGGAGCTGCCGTCGCGTGCCCCGATCGGAAGGTGATCTCGCTGGAAGCGGACGGAAGCGGCATGTACACCCTCCAGGCGCTCTGGACCCAAGCCAGGGAAGAGTTGGACGTCACGACCATCATCTTCTCCAATCGTAGGTATGCCATCCTGGAGATGGAGTACCAGCGCGTCGGAGTGGGCGACCCGTCCCCCAGGGCCAAGAGCCTCTTCGACCTGTCGCGACCGGAGCTGGACTGGGTGCAGCTCGCCCGGGGATTGGGCGTGGACGGCGCCCGAGCGACCACCGCGGACGAGTTCGGCCGCGAGCTGGCGCACGGTTTGAGCGAGATCGGTCCGTACCTGATCGAAGCGGTGCTCTGA